CGCACCGGGTTTCTCAGCCCAGAGGTTTACTCCGACTATCTACAGGCTTGTGGAGCACCAGAAAACCACAACATATGTTTGTTGTCCTctatttaatcttttttttctctcccaTTGTAACGGAGAGAGATTCCATTTTTTGACCTTTCATCGCAGGGAAATCCAGCTACACCAAAAACGCCAATTACGGCTACGACATGGCAGACCGAGAACTCACCGACCACTTCACAGCATACTCTGTTGGTTTCGTTTTACGCCCTCGCACTCCACCTTCAACCCCTATCTCTTCTCCTCTAGACCCTCTCTCCTACCTCCCCTCCAGCCAACGCAATACCCTCTCCCGATTCATGCCATCACAGTCTGCAACAGCAACCTCCCTCTCAGGTGGCCAAAAGCCCATGCTCTCACACCGAGGCTTCACAGAACTCGCGCTCTACAGCGTGCTCCTGAATCCATCAGCGGCATGGGCCCAGTTCAGTCGTGTGATGCAGGCATTCCAATTACCGGTCTGGACGGAGTGGGGCGATATTCCACGCGACATGCTACCCCTAGGCCCGTATCAGCCGGAGGTGGAGCGGGTAAGGGTGTTACTTGAGGGCGCGAGAGCTActgctgaggaggaggtggacGCCTTGTACGCGAGGTTGAAGCTCGAGCAGCGCGGAAGGCAGCATGCGTTGGATTTGTTGGATGAtcgggtttgggtttatcgGTAGTAGCTGGTCTTTTGGTAGTTATGGTAAAGTCCATAGCATTGGgtagttttatatattaattatacaTAATACGGTAAGGATCAAATGaggatatataataataaaggaAGGGTATTCGATATCCCATAGCAGCCTGTACAGctgtgaaaaaaaaaactcatAACAACCTTGGGTTTGGCAACTGGAGAGTGTTTTGTACCATATGCATAGACCAACCTCCATCCTTTCCAGTCGGTGTTGTTGTCTGAGATATTATTAGAGTGCGATAGTCACCTGGACCTGTTAGATATTTTCTCGAATGACCAGAAAAGAAATGACCACTTACCCAGATCGAACTGGTGACGGTCATCTATTGAGATGCTTCACGGATACCAATTCCAGCTCCGACTCCGCCTCCAACATGGCCTCCAACAGAGGCAGAACCTCCGACGCCAACACCGGCACCGACTGCGCCAGCCGGGATACCAATATGAAGCTGTCGAGCCTCGAGGTTGGCAGTGCTGGCAGAGTCATCAGACTCAGAAGAGACCTCGCGGATGCCAATGCCTCCGCCCACGCCAGCACCAACATGGGCTCCGACGCCAACGGAACCTCCAACGGAAcctccaacaccagcaccTGCACCTGTTGCACCCGCCGGGATGCCAATGTGGAGCTGGCGAGTCTCAAGGGCAGGGGCGTTGGCAGATTCCTTGGACTCGGAAACCTCGCGAATACCAATTCCACCTCCCACGCCAGCACCGGCTCCAACGTGGGCTCCGACACCGACAGAGCCACCAAATCCAACGCTTGTGCCTGCTACACCTGCGGGGGCTCCGATATGGACCTGGCGATCGGTGagaggggttgttggggcGCTGAGAACGCCAGCGATCAAAGCGAGTCCGACAACGAGCTTCATATTGAATGGTGTTTTTTTAAGTTGTTAAGTTAAACGAAAGTGGAAAATCGAGCGCAGCTCAGATTTGTATAGAACGAATGAACGAATGAAGCGAAAATGTACGACGAGGCGATGATTGTCCGACGAAGGCAGGGTAGGCTTGCTTGATGCTTCGATAAAGGAGAGGAGCAAGCGCTGCTTTATATAGACATTGTagggacagcagcagtcagcaccagATTTTCGACCATGGTCTGTATTGCAGCTCGTTAATCGATAGGGCCCATAGACTGAAAATAGATGCATAGTAAATCTCGCCAACAAACAGTCCTTCTTGCAAAGGTGAAGCGTTGGTGCGACGCTAGCAGCAACCCTATACCGAACACCCGCCCAATGCGGAAACGATCGCGTAAAGGAGATGCAGAAATCAAAACCTCACAAATTAATCGGGATCGAATGTCGGCTGGTTCATGCTGGTAATGCAAAATCACACGGACACCGCACGTCTCAGACCAAGACCCCGACCCGACCTTCAGGTTTGCGAGGCTCTTGAATCACAAGAGCAGGCAGCGCGCTGGACGGACTAGGGCCAGTAGGCGGTTTCACCAAGAGACCAGTTCACAAGACTATCCGTGTCTGAAACTCGCTTAGAGCAATGTGGCTAGGGAGCTGTGTCTGTTTAGTGTTTGGGTATCGCTAGTCGTTTAATAACGCTCCATAAACTCCCAAAAATTCGGCTGTCGTCGCTGTGGTGTGGCCGCACGGCGCACAGCAGTCGGACACGGGTGTGAGATCTCCATCCACAGCAGAGACAAGTATGCGGTGTATATTTGAATCGCGTGTGTCGCGGTTCCGGAATTAACATGACTGTAGCTTTATACTTGAGTTGGTTGCATATTTCTAGTTGTCCATGGACATTTCGGATCCAGGTTCCCCGGAAAGAACAGCCGTTTCTCACGCCTGGATTGCATGTATGTTGCTGTCATGCCCATTCATCAGCTTATTATATGCACCCTCTCGATACCAGGGCTCAGCGATTGGTTAGTCAACAAGGGCGCGAGTCTCGACGCCATCTGTGAATGCAATGGAGCATCAGCTCGCAATATAGTTGCCATTAACATAGTGACTTAAACAATGTAGTTTTTAGCGGGAGATCCTGATTATAAGGATCCGCCTGCCGAGGATTGGGATACCAAGCTTGCTAAAATATACTCTTATCTTATAATGCAGAGTTGCTTCTTACAGCAACTCCCCGGATCTGAAAGCACAAATGAAGCTCAGTGCTTTTGCTCAGTAACGAAGAGTTCTCTCCTATCGATAGCCCTGTGATTTGCCACGAATATCGCCTTTTTCAGATGCATTTAGAGAGACGCGAGGTGACATTTCTGTATGTACTGGAACAGCTCTCTACCCATCATATTGTAAGTCTCCTCTACATGATCAACCTGTTCCAATGAAAGATTGGCGGCTTCAACGTAGAAACACCAGATAATCGGATTGAaaaggaagttgaggatCGCATAGAACAAGTAGTACTTCCAACCAATGGTTTCGTGCTGAATTGGAGGGCCTTGTCTCGAGGTCTGGGAAAGCATTCTTAGTTTTGGAATCTGAGGGTCTGCGGAATAGCAATGATGGCGAATGTGTGGGAAGAGATCAAGTTCACGAAGCACCGCCGTATAATGTGTATAACCAATGACTAGTCATGGAGCAACCGCCAACGGTCGTCCGTTCTGGAGTGTGTTGAGACAGGTCTGGGGTACAATCGTTTGCCACCCCACAGTATGGGGCAGACTTTCGGCTTCCATTGTCCGAAATGCCCTGCGAGCCTATCAACATGGCCGCGTCCGGGATTATCACCGATTCGCACGCAACACGACCACGAGTGCCCTTGGACTGGGCCCATGTCCCCATGTTGTCATTTTAGAAGTCTAGGAAGAGGTCGTGCCTATACAAGTCAGTCCAAGGCCTGTCGTGTCTCGACGGATTCGTATATGTCGAGAAACTCCTCACGCTGCAGCGCCTCCCGAGGCCGTCCGGAGCCACTTAAAGTTTAGACATAATCTTGTAACGGAATATAGGGTACTTGAAAAGCTGGGGTGATGATTGGACTGGCGGGTTGAAGCTGTGATGGAAGTGGTTGCAGTGAGGAGGACTCCACAACTCAAGTGGGAAGTCCCCGGCTCCCCCACCTCCAACTTCTTTGGTCCATGGACaccatccttcttttctttcccacaTCCTTTTCAGCTCTCCCCAGATTTATTCTAATCTCAATTGACTCCGTTGCCCAGCTGTTCGCGTGCTGAGCAgcgcctgctgctgaagatgcCGACCCCCAAATCCTTTGCCAAGAGGAGGCATGCTACCATGGCCTGCGTGTCTTGTCGCGAAAGCAAGGTCAAGGTTAGTCGGCGGCTATGTTTTATCTCTTCTATATAATGAATTTGTCCAGCTAACAGCTACAGTGCGACGGCGCCGAACCGGCATGCTCTAACTGCGCCAATAGAAATCGAGAATGTCGCTACCAAGCTGTCGACAAGAGAAAGTGAGTGGTAGTAAAGACGCTTGCCATGGCCTCAGTGATGCTAATGAAGGTGCTCCAGACTACCTCTCCGTGTCGCCATTGAATTGTTATCAAGCAGGGTGGACCAGCTATGTTGTTTTATCCGAGAGAATGGAATGCAGCCACCCCCGATGTCACAAGAAAAGGATACGGCTCTGGGAAGAGTACTGGAAATGCTAGGATTGACCGAAATAAATTCAAATTTGACGCGACAGCTTGCCTGTAAGTCAGAACAGTCGATGAACGAAATGAAGGACGTCCATCCCAACGTGGcgaatcttcttccaattccGACGGCACAGACCCTGGAAAGAGCCGAACCCAAACAGCACTTCGAAAACTCGCCCGATGCCCAGTATACAGGTGCCAGACAACCTCAGAATAACGTGACCGCATTGCCATCTGCCATAGAAGATGGTACAGCTAGTGTGCCACTCTACCAAGATTTACCTGATATTCAATCGAACAATGACCCGAGCAGTTGGAATTGGCAACTAGGCGCCGACACATTCCTGCCGAATTCTCCATATATGCACAGCTTTCTcacaccttcttctcctaGCGGTCCGCTACGATCAACGCTTGGTGAAATACCTGAACCACTTGAGCCCATAGTCGCCGATGATGACAGGACGCTGGTGGATGAATCCAGTAGCCCGGAGGATGTAGAGGGTCTCATTGATGAGCTTTCTGACCGAGTTGGAACGTTGCAGATCAAGCCTGGAGGACAGACTCAATTCTACGGTCCAACTTCAACCTTCAACCTTGCAGATATGTTGGCTACAGCAAATTCTGGGACACACCTTACCGCCCAGAACGATGCGTTGGAATGCTTACGGCGCCTTGGAAGTCATAAGACGGTTCCTGCTCCCCTCGAGGAGCACTTGACGAATCTCTACTTTGGTTGGCAAGATCCGTCTTTTCATGTGGTAGATCGGAAGACGTATGAAGATTCTAAGGCAAGGTGGTATGCCCTCGGAGACACACCTTATTATTCAGAGTCGCTTCGAAATGCAATGTGAGTATCTGGTTTGCCTACGAGCGTAGACAATTAAACCTTCTGATACATTTGAGCAGGTGTGCTATCGGAGCTTCGTTTGAGACGCGCTATCATCCGGATTTTGTCACGTTTCCAAAATCGCTTGTTGAGTTTTTTGGTGACCGTGCAAAGGCTCTTCTTGAGGTTGAGTTGGATTCTCCTTGCGTGGCAACAGTCCAGTCTTTGGTCATCTGCAGCAGTCTCGAGGTTGGGAGCGGAAGAGAAGCGCGTGGGTGGCTTTACAGTGGTACATACTCCCAGTGAACTTTGAAAGAAATTCAACTTACGACCCTAGGAATGGCCATCCGACTTgccttcaacctcgccctgCACCTTGACATGTCGTCTTATGTTTCCCGCGGACTTATTACTCCGGCAGATGCGGACATGCGTGGAACTGTCTTTTGGGCTGCGTACACAGTTGACCAGTAAGTGCTTTAAATATAGGATACTTGGCACACGTCGTACTGACACACGTTTAGCCAGCTAGGATTTCATTTGGGCAGACCGTTTCGTACAAATATGGAAGATGTGACTGTGGGAAAACCCACTAAGAACACGCACCGACGTGGATCTGACAGATGGGCTCCGTATGTATCTCCTGGATCTGTTTACGCTGGGAGAGGTGCACCGGACTGTATGGAATCTGTGTGTGAAGAGCAAATTAACCTCTGCGAAATCATGGCCCCATGTGGCGACTTCTTGTAAGACGCTACATTCGTGTATACAATCCTATACACCGCTAATCCAGCCCTCAGATACGGAACGTCAAATATTTCTAAGGTGGTACTCCAGCAGCTAAACGAAAAAGTCGTCGCAAAACTCCTCAACTGGAAAGCCGGGCTTCCCTCATCATTACAGATCGACTTGGATGATCAAACAGCCCCATATACCCCACAGGTTCTTCTACTACAGTAAGTTAACACTGTTCAACTCATTTGGAAAAATATGATTAACCGTATCAAAAGCATGCAATACTAccagaatataatatatgcGCATCGACCATGGATGTCAAAaagccatctccagcctcaaccaCCAAAAGGCCCAGGGCACGGACATGCCCGAGAGATGTGTATCCAATCCGCGATTGCTATCGCCAAAGTCCTTGTCATGTACGAGGCGAGATATACTCTTCGGCGAATCCATACAAAGACAGTCGCTATCACTTCCTCCGCTgttcttttgcttctcttcGCTGCCGTAACCCAGTATCGATCAAATGAACACGGAAATGTCGGTATTGCAGGACATTTGAGCACATGTTTTCGCGCCCTAGACGAATTTGCTATCTCATGGCCGAGTGCTAGCCGAGCTAAAGACCTATTACTGAGGCTGCAACGGCGATGGGAAATCCGGATGCGCTCTAGTAAGGGAAGCTATAACCTAGAAAATGGACTTTTCAGGCCAGCAAAACAACAGTCAATCTCAGTTGCACTTGATGGACCAGGTTCCAGAGACTGCGAAGCATCACACGAAGGATCAGGACCGCTTGAAGACATCAATATTGATACTGATATAGACTGGATGCTCATGTCTGATGGGAAGTCACCATCCGACAATAGAGCCGCGGATCTCTATTCGTTGCTCTCAAACCCTGTTACCATTCATCCAGAACGCGGAAGCATATAGAGGCTTAGCAATGCCCCCAGTTGATTTACGTCATGATGCTGCTATCGGAAACCACAACACGAACAGTGCGTCTATATTATATGTACAGCATATGCATCGGTGACTTTTAGCCCGAAGTTTGAGCTACAGGAACACCAGGCATCCCCTAAACTGAAGCAGGACTTGGGGGTGCTTCCCCGGTAAACCACTGACTCGGCTTATCTCCAAGCTCGAATTCCAGTGTGCCACCCTCGGCGAAAATATCATTCCACGCCAGCCAATTCTTTTTCCAGTTCTGTCCATTTACCTTCAAGCTTTGGACATGGATTTTTGTGTCTCCGTTACCGTCACcgccggtgctggtgacTTTCAGCGTCTTGTCGCCTCCTAGGTCGATGCTTAAAGACTCAAACCAAGGGgagtggatgaggaaggtTGTTTGTCCTGTGATTGGATACAGGCCGATCATGTTCCAGAGAAGCCATGTTTGCATGGCGCCAGCGTCGCTGTTTCCCGGAAGGCCGTCCACGTCGGTGTGGTAGTACGTCTTAGCGACGTGACGGGACTGGGCAACAGAgatgttttgtttgttgATGTAGTTGTATAGGTATGGGATGTTAAACATTCTGGTACATGGTCAGTTAAGTACCCACAAAAAGTATCCAGGGGATTTCTTACGGTTCGTTCGTGGGATCGAAGATCATCCCATCAGAACCACTTGCACCCTCTTTGAACGTGGCATCCAAGCGCTCAAGCATGGTCTTCTCACCACCTACCAACTCAATAATAGACTTCATATCGTGAACGCTTGACAATGAGTAAGCCCAGGAAGTCGCCTGGTAATATGGGTCACCCCAATATCCACTATCATCAATTGGGTCTGTTTCAATAAAACCATCCTTATCACGAGGGACGACGAATCCAGAGAAACCTAGTGATTTCTGGTCCTTGTTCCAGTGGTTTCGCCAGTTTCTGGAACGGTTCAGGTACTTTTTCGCGTCATCGTCAAAGCCCAGACCTGATGCCACCTGGTACAGAGCGAAGTCGTTGCTGGCATATTCTACAGCGCGACTGACGGCGCGCGAGTACTTTGGTGTTATATATCCTAACTCAATCCAGTCTGGCAGGGCACCTCGTCCCTCCTTAGTGGAAGAATCGGGGGCCATGGAGTCGACAGGGTCATTGGGAGGAGTTTTTTCGGCATCCTTTACCATCGCCTTATAGCCGTCATCCCAGTTTATGGCGCCACGCAGTCCCTTGACGTATGCATCAGCGAGAACGTTGTCAGCATTTGAGCCACCTTGGGTTCGGCCATTGTAGTTTGAGGAACGCCCGTCAGGCAGGTAGCCGTCGAATCGCCAGATGTCGATCAAGGAGCGAATCTGCTCTTCATACGAAGTCGGCTGCAGGATGTGCATGAGTGCGGTTGAGCACCGGAAAGTGTCCTTCCCATGATGTTAGAGGCCGATATACAGATGGTATTGGAATACATACCCAAAAGGTGAAGATATCCTGATAATATGGCTCGTCCGATTCCCAGCCCGGGTTCTCTCCCGTTTGGTTTGTGGGGATAAGGTGCATGAAGTAAAGAGACGAATACAGAAGCGTGAGGCTTGTCTCGTTGGTGTTAGTGGTTGTTATCTTGGAGAAAACCGCCTTTTCCCATTCAGACTTCGCGTCATCGACGACAGATTCAAGGGATGCCTCAGCGGGAATCTCATCTTGAACATGCTGGCAAGCTCGATTCGAGGATACCCATGAGATACCCACCCGAGAGACGACATCCTTGTCTTTGAAGGAGAATACCCCGCCGACTCGTGTGGACATGGTCGAAGAAGTAGCAGAGCCACTGTCCTGCTTGACGCTGCCACTATCGTCGGTGCCATTGTAGGCTGCCTTACTTTTGATGTCGTTTTCGAAATATCCACCTGTAGTAAATGTTAATATAACGAAGGTGGAAATACAGATCGAATCATGAGTTGCGTGACATACAGAAGTAAATGGTCCAATCAGGGGACCTATTCCAGCCATTGTCATAAACTCCATATCCTTCATAGTGTCCGTCGGAGAGGATAGTGAAGTTTCCGCCCTTATACCCCTGGCTAAGACCCTGCCCTCGAAACGACGGAAGAACATGAgaaacatcaacaagcacatTGTTCTCATCAGAGTCGTCAGGAAAAGTGTATTGATAAATCCCTGCGTGCGCACTCGCGCTCAACTGCACAGCAACTCCGTCGCCAGTCTTCGCCTTGTAATACCCGACAGATGCCTCGTCGGTCCCGTCGCGCGAAGCAGTGAGATTCGAAAGAGGGTCCTCGACTTTACCCACAAGCGGAAGCTGGGATACAGTGCCGTACTTCGGAGCACCACCTGTTCCTTGCTCATGCATCATACTGAATCCCGAGAACTCGCCCTTGGGCAGATATCCGGAATAGGCGTCGTCTGAGCCAGTAAAAAGATCAGGGCCCAGCTTGACCATACCGAACGGCCTGGCAACGCCGGGGAAGTTGTTGCCGCCATTTTCTGTCCCGAGACTAGGGTTATATTGTTAGCACATGATATCCATTCTTTTGAGTAGGTATCATGGTGAAGGATCAACTTACAAGAGGTTAACATGCGACCCCAAATCCGCAGCCTGGGCGACTCTTTGGAGCTGTGATAAAACGAGGGCAGCGCCCAATGAATTGGACTTCATGACGCGTGATTCCACCACGTGTATATCATTGAACAAGAATAGGAATGTGCCACAAACAGGCGACTGATTGCGACAAGGATCCGGAATGCGTTCACCAACTGAACCGGGATCAACCCCGCGAGGGGAGCAAGAATATAAAGGGGCCTTCAGCAACGGATCTGACAAGCGATCTGACAACTCAATTGCGGGTCGAGGAAATTAAAACGCCGTAAGACGCAAGCGAGATGTATCCGTACTCTGGCCCCTAAGGATAAGCACACTAAACCTCAACAGTTGCTGCACATTTCTGGACTGTCAGCTTCCATTGAGTCCGGAGTTGAGTTCCGACAAAAGCCCCTCGCGATATTGATTCACCTAAAGTTTTGAACAAATGCGTAAAGGAGTATCTCCAATGGAACCAATTGAGTGGAGGATGTGGCGATTCAAGTTAACCAGTGCATCTCCAATTCACGTCCCCGTGGGCTGTTTTTCGAGAGTGAGCAAGTGGGATGAGAGAGCAGATGATCAGCGGTGCTATCCACTGCGCCTCAAAGGGCTGACGAAACAAAGCATCCAGTGAAATCCGTTGCATCGTGAGATTCGTGATCCACTGATCAATGTTTGATGGAGGGCAGATGCATCATGGACATTTGCAGCAAGGGACCTGTTGGACAGGAC
Above is a window of Aspergillus puulaauensis MK2 DNA, chromosome 2, nearly complete sequence DNA encoding:
- a CDS encoding uncharacterized protein (COG:K;~EggNog:ENOG410PVHN;~InterPro:IPR036864,IPR007219,IPR001138;~PFAM:PF00172,PF04082;~go_function: GO:0000981 - DNA-binding transcription factor activity, RNA polymerase II-specific [Evidence IEA];~go_function: GO:0003677 - DNA binding [Evidence IEA];~go_function: GO:0008270 - zinc ion binding [Evidence IEA];~go_process: GO:0006351 - transcription, DNA-templated [Evidence IEA];~go_process: GO:0006355 - regulation of transcription, DNA-templated [Evidence IEA]), whose amino-acid sequence is MACVSCRESKVKCDGAEPACSNCANRNRECRYQAVDKRKLPLRVAIELLSSRVDQLCCFIRENGMQPPPMSQEKDTALGRVLEMLGLTEINSNLTRQLACKSEQSMNEMKDVHPNVANLLPIPTAQTLERAEPKQHFENSPDAQYTGARQPQNNVTALPSAIEDGTASVPLYQDLPDIQSNNDPSSWNWQLGADTFLPNSPYMHSFLTPSSPSGPLRSTLGEIPEPLEPIVADDDRTLVDESSSPEDVEGLIDELSDRVGTLQIKPGGQTQFYGPTSTFNLADMLATANSGTHLTAQNDALECLRRLGSHKTVPAPLEEHLTNLYFGWQDPSFHVVDRKTYEDSKARWYALGDTPYYSESLRNAMCAIGASFETRYHPDFVTFPKSLVEFFGDRAKALLEVELDSPCVATVQSLVICSSLEVGSGREARGWLYSGMAIRLAFNLALHLDMSSYVSRGLITPADADMRGTVFWAAYTVDHQLGFHLGRPFRTNMEDVTVGKPTKNTHRRGSDRWAPYVSPGSVYAGRGAPDCMESVCEEQINLCEIMAPCGDFLYGTSNISKVVLQQLNEKVVAKLLNWKAGLPSSLQIDLDDQTAPYTPQVLLLHMQYYQNIIYAHRPWMSKSHLQPQPPKGPGHGHAREMCIQSAIAIAKVLVMYEARYTLRRIHTKTVAITSSAVLLLLFAAVTQYRSNEHGNVGIAGHLSTCFRALDEFAISWPSASRAKDLLLRLQRRWEIRMRSSKGSYNLENGLFRPAKQQSISVALDGPGSRDCEASHEGSGPLEDINIDTDIDWMLMSDGKSPSDNRAADLYSLLSNPVTIHPERGSI
- a CDS encoding alpha-1,2-mannosidase family protein (CAZy:GH92;~COG:L;~EggNog:ENOG410PI20;~InterPro:IPR041371,IPR014718,IPR012939,IPR008928, IPR005887;~PFAM:PF17678,PF07971;~SECRETED:SignalP(1-21);~go_function: GO:0030246 - carbohydrate binding [Evidence IEA];~go_process: GO:0005975 - carbohydrate metabolic process [Evidence IEA]), with the protein product MKSNSLGAALVLSQLQRVAQAADLGSHVNLFLGTENGGNNFPGVARPFGMVKLGPDLFTGSDDAYSGYLPKGEFSGFSMMHEQGTGGAPKYGTVSQLPLVGKVEDPLSNLTASRDGTDEASVGYYKAKTGDGVAVQLSASAHAGIYQYTFPDDSDENNVLVDVSHVLPSFRGQGLSQGYKGGNFTILSDGHYEGYGVYDNGWNRSPDWTIYFCGYFENDIKSKAAYNGTDDSGSVKQDSGSATSSTMSTRVGGVFSFKDKDVVSRVGISWVSSNRACQHVQDEIPAEASLESVVDDAKSEWEKAVFSKITTTNTNETSLTLLYSSLYFMHLIPTNQTGENPGWESDEPYYQDIFTFWDTFRCSTALMHILQPTSYEEQIRSLIDIWRFDGYLPDGRSSNYNGRTQGGSNADNVLADAYVKGLRGAINWDDGYKAMVKDAEKTPPNDPVDSMAPDSSTKEGRGALPDWIELGYITPKYSRAVSRAVEYASNDFALYQVASGLGFDDDAKKYLNRSRNWRNHWNKDQKSLGFSGFVVPRDKDGFIETDPIDDSGYWGDPYYQATSWAYSLSSVHDMKSIIELVGGEKTMLERLDATFKEGASGSDGMIFDPTNEPMFNIPYLYNYINKQNISVAQSRHVAKTYYHTDVDGLPGNSDAGAMQTWLLWNMIGLYPITGQTTFLIHSPWFESLSIDLGGDKTLKVTSTGGDGNGDTKIHVQSLKVNGQNWKKNWLAWNDIFAEGGTLEFELGDKPSQWFTGEAPPSPASV
- a CDS encoding uncharacterized protein (SECRETED:SignalP(1-15)), translated to MKLVVGLALIAGVLSAPTTPLTDRQVHIGAPAGVAGTSVGFGGSVGVGAHVGAGAGVGGGIGIREVSESKESANAPALETRQLHIGIPAGATGAGAGVGGSVGGSVGVGAHVGAGVGGGIGIREVSSESDDSASTANLEARQLHIGIPAGAVGAGVGVGGSASVGGHVGGGVGAGIGIREASQ
- a CDS encoding uncharacterized protein (COG:S;~EggNog:ENOG410PZRH;~InterPro:IPR002048;~go_function: GO:0005509 - calcium ion binding [Evidence IEA]), coding for MSLYKCVSCDEFIQATKARLSCSSCIPRMTLCANCYVVQDYPPPHQDDTSHPVSLHRHSGFLPVPPPPPPRAQPVGSLSNSLGLPRRRPISAAYSDVPPRKPPRPPKPEITGENIDVENVAATPPSSDPSPPLSRPMDLPQQGSESLPEHQYKPSGWTLLLDDNMKPSPSFVRMIDELFHHLDRQRTGFLSPEVYSDYLQACGAPENHNIWKSSYTKNANYGYDMADRELTDHFTAYSVGFVLRPRTPPSTPISSPLDPLSYLPSSQRNTLSRFMPSQSATATSLSGGQKPMLSHRGFTELALYSVLLNPSAAWAQFSRVMQAFQLPVWTEWGDIPRDMLPLGPYQPEVERVRVLLEGARATAEEEVDALYARLKLEQRGRQHALDLLDDRVWVYR